In the genome of Acidobacteriota bacterium, the window AGGATTTCGACCTCATCTACAGTCACGCCAAGGGGCTGGGGATGCTGGTCACCGTGTTCACCAACGGCACCCGGCTGTCCCGGCGGGTGGTGCAGCTGTTCCGGGAGCTGCCACCGCGGCTGGTGGAGGTGTCGCTCTACGGCGCCACCGTTGCCACCACCGAGCGGATCACCGGCTCGGCCACTGCGCACACCCGCGCCCGCCGCGGCGTGGAGCGCCTGCGCGCCGCCGGCATCCAGACGGCCCTCAAGACCGTGCTCCTGCGCGAGAACGCCGCGGAGCTGGGCGCTCTGGAGGCCTACGCCAGGGAGCTGGGGGTGCCGTTCCGCCTGGACGCGGCCATCAACCCCCGCC includes:
- a CDS encoding radical SAM protein yields the protein MSVCPSNQEYLQRFSAAARSARVPLSGSLELTARCNLRCVHCYLGGAVRRSRSRSELGTAQWLDILDQVAAAGCLDLLLTGGEPLLRKDFDLIYSHAKGLGMLVTVFTNGTRLSRRVVQLFRELPPRLVEVSLYGATVATTERITGSATAHTRARRGVERLRAAGIQTALKTVLLRENAAELGALEAYARELGVPFRLDAAINPR